Proteins from a genomic interval of Candidatus Methylomirabilota bacterium:
- a CDS encoding [Fe-S]-binding protein yields the protein MYRVRQSFPRQRLADIPGGVRATMAQAGLPITRGDIVAVGAGSRGIANIAVIVRAAVDQLKELGARPFVFPAMGSHGGATAEGQLEILEHYGITEATMGCPLRASMEVVQVGEALGLPVWCDKVASEADWIGVVNRVKPHTDFKGEIESGMFKMMTIGLGKYRGATQYHRANVNHGYETVITAVGREMLAKARIGFGLGIVENGYDETAYVEAFSAADLEAGERRLLKDARGWMARLPFSPIDVLVVEEIGKNISGSGMDTNIIGRPSNPHEPFPNDPKILWIVALDLTEDSGGNATGLGNADFTTRRLAEKIDWKKTAINSLTACAPNGAKLPLVFDSDREAVESALGCIGLTEPEHARVIRIKNTLMIGELECSEAFLPEITKRADLEIVGEARPLGFDAAGQVVPLSH from the coding sequence ATGTACAGGGTGAGGCAGAGCTTCCCCCGCCAGCGTTTGGCCGACATCCCAGGGGGTGTCCGCGCGACCATGGCCCAGGCAGGTCTGCCCATCACGCGCGGCGACATCGTGGCGGTGGGCGCGGGCAGCCGCGGGATTGCCAATATCGCGGTCATCGTCCGGGCCGCGGTGGACCAGCTGAAGGAGCTCGGGGCCAGGCCCTTCGTCTTCCCGGCCATGGGCAGCCACGGGGGGGCGACGGCCGAAGGCCAGCTCGAGATCCTCGAGCACTACGGCATCACGGAAGCGACCATGGGCTGTCCGCTGCGCGCGAGCATGGAGGTCGTGCAGGTCGGCGAGGCGCTCGGGCTGCCGGTCTGGTGCGACAAGGTTGCCTCCGAGGCGGACTGGATCGGCGTGGTCAATCGCGTCAAGCCCCACACCGACTTCAAGGGCGAGATCGAGTCGGGGATGTTCAAGATGATGACGATCGGCCTCGGCAAGTACCGCGGCGCCACCCAGTACCACCGGGCCAATGTCAATCACGGGTACGAGACGGTCATCACCGCGGTGGGCCGCGAGATGCTCGCCAAGGCGAGGATCGGCTTCGGCCTCGGCATCGTGGAGAACGGCTACGACGAGACGGCCTACGTGGAGGCGTTCAGTGCGGCCGACCTCGAGGCGGGCGAGCGGCGGCTCCTCAAGGACGCGCGGGGATGGATGGCGCGGCTACCCTTCTCGCCCATCGACGTGCTCGTGGTGGAGGAGATCGGCAAGAACATCTCCGGCTCGGGCATGGACACGAATATCATCGGCCGGCCCTCGAACCCGCACGAGCCCTTCCCCAACGACCCCAAGATCCTCTGGATCGTCGCCCTCGACCTGACGGAGGACAGCGGGGGCAATGCCACGGGACTTGGCAATGCGGATTTCACGACGCGGCGGCTGGCCGAGAAGATCGACTGGAAGAAGACAGCCATCAACTCGCTCACGGCGTGCGCCCCCAACGGAGCCAAGCTGCCCCTCGTCTTCGACTCCGACCGCGAGGCGGTGGAGAGCGCGCTCGGCTGCATCGGGCTGACCGAGCCCGAACACGCCCGCGTCATTCGCATCAAGAACACCCTCATGATCGGGGAGCTGGAGTGCTCCGAGGCCTTTCTCCCCGAGATCACGAAGCGCGCCGACCTCGAGATCGTCGGCGAGGCGCGCCCGCTCGGCTTCGACGCCGCGGGCCAGGTGGTGCCCCTGAGCCATTGA